The genome window GCTGATAAACGTGGAGGAGCATCACAAATAACATTCATGGCAGTTACACACAGTACAGTGTAGCTGTGATAAAAGTGAAAATTCTGCCATTTGTTGTCTTATTTGGTCAATAACTGATATTTAATTAAAGTGTAAAATTAGCTCAGTGTACTATGAAGCCAACATATGGATGTAATCGTGGTCAATATTAAAACTGTCCTTCAGTGGCTGCATGAAGCACCACTCAGGCTCGGCCCGAGCTGTTATTGTATAGTATCCCTCGTTCATCACCAAGGAGCGGCAcactaatgtgtttttattcttttcctctttgaaaCATTTGCTAAcgtgaagagaaaagaagactCTATTCCCGTTTTCCTGCCATGTGTTTATTCGGTTCCGTTTGATTTACGACGCTGATTTCcaggttttctctttctctggtttcCATAGTGATCCAAATTGCCAAATTGAATGTGAAATGTCCCCAATCACAAGGAACTGGAGATATTGAAAAATGATTAATGTGACAATGTGCTGAAATCAACAACATTACTCTGGCCTCATAAGAAGACGTTCAGTACACGCGttgatttttcttgttttgctgtttctgtttttcttcgtGTGTCTTTTAAACTGAACTCCGGGAGGTGGACAGATtgaaagccttttttttataGACTCTGCAGCTGTTGCCATTGAGGTGATAATAACCTTTCAGTTGGTTTGTGTCTATCAGTGAGCTCAGGGCCAGTCTCTGTTTTTCTCGCTGCTGATTTTCTGAAAGGAAACatcagacattttgaaaaaaagtagatagaaatattttttatatgaCTCTCTTCTCTAATGGTGCTCATTATGCTTTTATTGTCATATGACATTTATTATAGTACAGCTGTGTAGTCAGTGAAGAGTGTAATGAAATGAGAAGCTTCTACAGTATATGGCTTATGGTTTGCCATTACGGTACTTCACTATACACTTCAAATATAGTAttactgtgtgtttcttgtATATTGCTTCACATCAGTCCTAATGTAGCACTTTGGGAATGATTCCATCCACACGGTCAGCCAAAacatagtttgacattttgggagaatTGCatattctctttctctgtgagagtttgatgagaagatgaGAAGACAGGCTCATGTTTGGATGCTGCATTTGAAGCTACTGCAAGCAGCaagattagcttagcttagcatgaataCTGGAAATagagaaacagctagcttggccaagaaaaagtcaaataagGCAATGTTAATAATAAGTTAATTTGTGTGATTTAGCCTGTGAGGAACATTAATTACTGTACAAAATTCATTCATCCCTCCACACTGCCAGCGTGACTAATATTAACCTGAATAAAGGATCTacatcagtttatttttcattccttAATGAACGTgatggtgtgaatgtgtgggtgACTGTACCAGCTGTTGCTTCAGGAGTTGGTCAGTACAGAAGATGTTTACCAAGCGGGAGACCACACTGAGTCTCACCTCCACTAAGTACgctctcctccctgtgtgttcTCAGTTCATGTTAGCCAGAGTGCTGCTGGGTTGCTAATGAAATGTCAATTCGCCCATGTGTGGGAACACACTTTGTTTAATTTGCCTGCTGTATCAATAGGACCAAATATAGCTGCTATGGTCAATCTACCTGCAAACATCCATCATCACCGGGCTTTAattgtttcctgtctgactcATCATCTCACATCCACCTCTATCCCATctgcttttcatcattttatctcGATCCTGtgcttctctttttgtctctgccaCTCGTCCTGTGAGCGTTATCTTtacctgcttcctctgtttttcactgtaaacatgttgatgGGCACAGTTTATGATTTGTTTTGGCTCAGCTCTCACAACAGAGTTTCAATGTGCAATGAGCCAAACTGATATGCTAAAATACCACAAAATGCTGCGCTTACATACAAATATCAGAAACTCTAAATCACATGCTCTGTCCTCAGAATACAGACACGAATGACGAACTTAAATACTTATTACGCAACTCACAAATCACTGAATCAGTGCGTATGTTTGCAATGTCATTACTCTCATGAGCACTGTTGCAACATAATGGCTAATTACTTCACCACCACTGCCATGCATCTGAGACGTATGGGAGAGGGGAATGCAttggaaaaaatgacagaaatgtgctTTTGAAGTCAGCAGCACTTAAGCACTGGACGTACTACGACTTATTGTGTTTGTAAAAATCTCAACGCTTTCTCGTGTCCttggaaaaaacacttttcattcCTGTCTCTTCACAGAAAACGTATGTAAGGTTACTTTATCGTTTCCCAAAGGAAACCACCGAAGGTGGTTTTATCTGGAGATCTGGAGGCATGCTTcacaaaacatgcacatctTAGTTCATGAATAACAAGCGACAACGTATCAGTTACACATTGACCATAATAATCCTGGATCAAGCCTCTGCAGGGAACAGGGGTGCTGATGGATTCTTGCAGAGACTCTTGCCACATGTGTGCCAGCTGAGCTCTCTATCTACCTTGTCTAACAGAGCTCTGGTCTCCAGCTGATCTGGGATCTAGCCTTATTTCTTTAGTTTTATGTTACTAATGTGCTGCAAGATGAAACAAACATAGTAAAGTCAACTATTTGGttaattgattcattgatttttctcctccagcagaaCAGATGGGCGGGAGCTGAGTCGACAGAAGGACGAAGTAACTGACAGAGCACTTCCATGGGTGTCGCCTCACTTCCCGTGCTGGAGATGATGGATGAAATGTGGGAGAATGGCAGTTATGCCAGCCCCTCGCCTGGTCTCCCCCTGTTTCTGCTCATGTTCAACGACAGCGATCTGAACGAGACGCTGTTCAACTCCACCAACACCACCGTCCCAGATGTCTCCTCTGGTCCCAGCGTGGCAGGGGTCCTCATCCCGCTCATATACATAATCGTCTGTATCATCGGCCTGGGTGGAAACACTTTGGTGATTCACATTGTGCTCCACTACTCGAAGATAGAGTCAGTGACCAACATCTACATCCTCAACTTAGCCATCGCTGATGAGCTCTTCATGCTCGGCCTGCCTTTCCTGGCGGTTCAGAACACCCTCCAGTCATGGCCGTTTGGCTCCTTCATGTGTCGTCTGGTCATGACTGTTGACTCCATCAATCAGTTCACCAGCATCTTCTGCCTGACCGTGATGAGCATCGATCGCTACCTCGCTGTAGTCCACCCCATTCGGTCTTCAAAGTGGCGGCGCCCTCAGGTGGCTAAAGTGGTGAATGGCACTGTCTGGGCTCTGTCGTTTCTTGTTGTTCTGCCTGTGGTCATCTTTGCCAACATCCAGAAGACGGGGGGTACCTGTAACATCGCCTGGCCTCAGCCGGCTAACATCTGGCGAGCGGCTTTCATCATTTACACCTCCACGGTTGGATTCTTCTGCCCCCTTCTTATCATCTGCCTCTGCTACCTGCTCATCGTCTTCAAGATCCGCAGCTCGGGTAAAAAAGTCCACGCCACCTCAACCAAGCGAAGGAAGTCAGAGAGAAAAGTGACGCGCATGGTTGTGATCGTTGTTGCCGTGTTTGTCTTCTGCTGGCTGCCCTTCTACGCGCTCAATATCATCAACCTGCTGGTGTCCCTGCCCCCAGAGTACCAGGGTCTTTACTATTTTGTCGTAGTGCTCGGCTATGCTAACAGCTGCGCCAACCCAATCGTCTATGGCTTCTTGTCTGACAACTTCAAGAGGGGTTTCCGGAAGGCGCTCTGCCGCTCCACTCGGAAGGTGGAGAACCACGAGCCCATGGAAcgccaacagcagcaggaggaggggaggacggCGCTCATGCCCCGGGAGAGCCTGAGGCGGGCAATCCGGGATGAAGAGGACGATGACGAGGAAGACGTCTCGGAAATGACTGAGATCTACAGGATCGCCCAAAATGGCAACAGCAGCTTCCAGCCGCAGTGCTCACAGCCGCTGTTCTTAGAACGAGGAGCGACTCCAGGGGCCACAGAGCCGCCGTCTCCAGACAGGAAGGACAAAGCTGGGGAAACGAAAGGGAAGGATCCCATCAACGGGTCCACACTGACTGTACCGCTGCTTCTCAATGGAACCAAAAACGGAAGCGTTAAAACTCTGCCAGAGGAGAACTTGGAACAGAGCACCTCACTGGAGATAAGTTACCTTTAGTGTAAAATATGGACTGTAAGTTACTTGAATTGAACTCAGTATTAGAAAACAGTGCAGCCTGCCTCGAATCCACAACATTCAGCTGCTTGTAATGGCgcaaaaacactgttgaaacACGCAGACGGGCCTTAGATTTGCTATTTTTGATCAATGGACTCTTCAGCATTCGAAGGAGTTGCTTCAGTTTTACCAACATATGGAATGtattattgtttatattgtgtaCATATGCATGGCTGAATGTACAAAGGTGtgtctttatttaatttcctcACAGGTATCTTGTTGattgttgtactttttattccGTAATGTGACGATCATTTGCTCGACTTTAACTGTATGTAAGCTTTAGTCAACATTTACTGCAACCTTCTGCACATGAGCTGAACATtaagctgtttctgttctgatggGAATCCCATACCTGCACCCCCATCTCCTGTTcattatgtttatatatgaCTTGGTGTGTTTTAAGAGGAATGTAACTGCCACCAGGATTATCTTGGATTATTATAGGATGTGGTAGGGATGGATGGTGTGTGTACACAGCATAAGACCGGGATCAAACCCTGAGTCTGATGTGCAGTCAGCTTTAGGCAACCAAAgcactttggttttgtttaatgAAACACCGTAGTTTCAGTTGAATGCTAATAAAGATGTTGAGCCTCACACTTCAAGGCGGTTTTGACTTTTTCCTGTATTAAACAAAGACCGTGATCTTTAACCTTAACCAGGTGCTGCCAGTATCTAAAAATAAGcgtaaaaaaaagtttaatttctttattgttgctagaaggaaaacaaatgaagtgcAGCATGAACATTTTTATAATATTAACCTAAACCTCTCTTTATTCCAAGTTTCTTCAATGGACAAACTTGTTGCAAATAGCTCGTTTTAACCTGATGAACGCGGCCTTTTAACGAAGAGATGCGCTTTCATGAGATCTCATCGTTAACTTAATTGATGACCCAAAAACAATTAGAAAATCTTGCTACACAGCTGCTGAAGACATGTCATCAGAGCAGAGCGCCGTACTGAGACATGAAGAGACAGCGATTTAATATGAGGTTAGATGCTAAAAACATCTTGTAAAGGCGAAGTGGTACTTGACTAATGTGAGATATGAGGGGATGTGACCGTCATGCAGATGTTAGAAGAGGGAATATTAAATCCTAAAGAAGGTGATGCTACTGTCGGTGCGACAGAGGATGATCCTGGTCAGAAATCTGTGTCAAAGCCCAGAGGCAGCCATCACTGTCCTAGCAACTACTAGCAgtcatggtgatgatgatgatgatgatgataggaAATGTAAACTTGTCTTAGTTACTGTTTGAGATATATTTTATTTAGTGAAGTCGTTTCTTGTTTAAACTCAGTTCACTTGGATTTCAGGTCAAATTAATGTTCTTTGGCCTGACTGTCCATGAATTATACGGCAGGTCTCCGTCTCTTTCATCGGTACCTCAGAGAAAATTCAAAATATGAATGCCACAAATTCTGTTAAATCATTTGTACGAGCCTTTTAAGAGCCTGTCTGTACGAGTGGTTCCTGCATGAGGCCAAATGTTTAATCATTATGCTGGTGAACTGTAATTCAGGCGGTATTTAGTTGCTTATTTGCTCTTACAAATTAGTCGTATATAAACATTATTTGTAAGAGACAGGTTGCATGTCTTCAGATGTCAGTTCTCAATGAATATACactaacattttatttaaatataagCTGTTATCTGTGTGTATGGCTCACATTCAGGCCCTGACCTTGGCTGTTCTTCAGAATTAATCAAAGCTATGTTGTAGCTGAAATTGTGACTGTGGTGAAGGATTTACTTTGTCTGCAGTATGAAAagttggaaaaatgaaaaaaaagtgaaaaaagtgtgTGATAACCTGCGTGATTGTACATATGATGAGGTTAGACAGTAAACAAGCCTGTGCTGCCTACAGATGCTACAACACATGAATGGAAACAATACTGCTTTAATTATTTCTGTTAACTGTAAACTAAAAACCCCACATAAGGTCAAAACAGGTCATTCTTAAGAGTCTCATGTTAAGGTAAATTCATTGTTACGTCCTGTATAACTACGATGCTGTCAACAATTGAAGTGAATAATTGATCATTTTGTCATCAGGAGGTAGGTGGTATAATTAACATGGGGGATATGCTATTTCAGGACTGTCAGTTACCAAGTAAAACAAACTCGGAATATAAATGACAGAGTGTTCAAGTCACACTGGCTTTGGGCTGGTGCAAATTTAGtccatgtgtgtttattgtacagactgaaatgactgatttgGCTCCACCAgtacattatttttctttatcagAGATActcaaggacaaaaaaaaaaactctgtgcaaaacataaatgaaagcagaatgcaatcatttgcaaatgaattgAGTTGAGCTCATGtgttaatctcctttatccaatcatgtgttcacaaagtgttgaaccttgctccatcctcgctgtgaaccactgagcctttcaatcatgacgctatcacctgttaccaatcaacctcttcacctgtggaatgatccaaacaggtgtttttggagcgttccacatctttccagGTCTACACGGTGAGCACACATATTTAAATATCAGCAAAACTTACAGATGAGTGGGGCTGATCAGACACCTGattaatatacaataaatatgcAGTCGCTCAAAAATGCTCAAATACTTAAAGGG of Chelmon rostratus isolate fCheRos1 chromosome 17, fCheRos1.pri, whole genome shotgun sequence contains these proteins:
- the sstr3 gene encoding somatostatin receptor type 5; this translates as MGVASLPVLEMMDEMWENGSYASPSPGLPLFLLMFNDSDLNETLFNSTNTTVPDVSSGPSVAGVLIPLIYIIVCIIGLGGNTLVIHIVLHYSKIESVTNIYILNLAIADELFMLGLPFLAVQNTLQSWPFGSFMCRLVMTVDSINQFTSIFCLTVMSIDRYLAVVHPIRSSKWRRPQVAKVVNGTVWALSFLVVLPVVIFANIQKTGGTCNIAWPQPANIWRAAFIIYTSTVGFFCPLLIICLCYLLIVFKIRSSGKKVHATSTKRRKSERKVTRMVVIVVAVFVFCWLPFYALNIINLLVSLPPEYQGLYYFVVVLGYANSCANPIVYGFLSDNFKRGFRKALCRSTRKVENHEPMERQQQQEEGRTALMPRESLRRAIRDEEDDDEEDVSEMTEIYRIAQNGNSSFQPQCSQPLFLERGATPGATEPPSPDRKDKAGETKGKDPINGSTLTVPLLLNGTKNGSVKTLPEENLEQSTSLEISYL